From Arachis stenosperma cultivar V10309 chromosome 2, arast.V10309.gnm1.PFL2, whole genome shotgun sequence, one genomic window encodes:
- the LOC130962226 gene encoding putative UPF0481 protein At3g02645 isoform X2, giving the protein MTSATTDATDSTLLEMVKHVVIDVDNVEEEFTPDVCMIYTVPSKLRKMDEEEASFTPQWISIGPIHYDTEELKGMQKLKYKYLQDFSKRVSNEEAMKEYKSFLESEVQKIRECYAKKFPEISNEKLVEIVLLDAVFIVEYFLRDWEFDHRNMLTNYVTKGIQRDLLLLENQLPLYVLKKLYNYVATLTAEGLPKDFHELTHHYFASLHLYAEYLKRDNETAHHFVDFVRRCCLPDWSLELFLKQDNLQVSASKLYENGVSFECVGDRKLIDITFETKKPFNGYLLCLGCLQPCFKSLKAQLMFPQLKFDNRTVCVLKNLMAFEHYHYPDKPFITNYVSLLDSLVHTKEDVELLVEKGCIFREHVSNEEVVNLVKSLSKHVVSTGKTCYYKVIRKLTLHNKSGWKKTMGTVRRVYFRDTWRGSSTIIAIFVLIYTIVSFYRNIHDLISK; this is encoded by the coding sequence ATGACGAGTGCTACCACTGATGCTACTGATTCAACATTATTGGAGATGGTTAAACAcgtggtgattgatgttgacaacGTTGAAGAAGAATTTACTCCAGATGTGTGCATGATCTACACAGTTCCTTCCAAACTTAGGAAGAtggatgaagaagaagcttcTTTCACCCCTCAGTGGATCTCAATAGGACCCATTCACTACGACACAGAAGAGCTGAAGGGAATGCAAAAGCTAAAGTATAAGTACTTGCAAGACTTCTCGAAGCGTGTCTCAAACGAGGAAGCCATGAAGGAATACAAAAGTTTCCTTGAAAGTGAAGTACAAAAAATAAGGGAGTGTTATGCGAAGAAGTTCCCAGAGATAAGCAATGAGAAATTAGTGGAAATAGTACTGCTAGATGCTGTGTTCATCGTGGAGTACTTTCtgagggattgggaatttgatCATCGAAATATGTTAACAAACTATGTTACAAAAGGCATCCAGAGGGACTTACTGCTTCTTGAGAATCAGCTTCCATTGTATGTGTTGAAGAAACTCTATAATTACGTTGCAACTCTCACAGCTGAAGGTTTACCTAAAGATTTTCATGAACTTACCCACCATTATTTTGCATCTCTTCATCTGTATGCGGAATATTTAAAAAGGGACAATGAGACAGCTCATCATTTCGTTGATTTTGTTAGGAGGTGTTGTCTTCCTGACTGGAGCTTAGAATTGTTTTTAAAGCAAGACAATTTGCAAGTGAGCGCAAGCAAGTTGTATGAGAATGGGGTAAGTTTTGAGTGCGTTGGTGATAGAAAACTGATTGACATAACATTTGAGACGAAGAAGCCGTTCAACGGCTATTTACTCTGTTTGGGTTGCTTGCAACCATGCTTCAAGAGTTTAAAAGCTCAATTGATGTTCCCACAGTTGAAATTTGATAACAGAACAGTATGTGTTCTCAAGAACTTAATGGCCTTTGAGCATTACCATTATCCGGATAAACCTTTTATCACCAACTACGTGTCTCTGTTGGACTCTCTGGTTCACACCAAAGAAGATGTAGAGTTGTTGGTGGAAAAAGGATGCATTTTTCGAGAACACGTGAGTAATGAGGAAGTGGTAAATCTGGTGAAGAGCCTTTCCAAACATGTGGTTTCCACCGGTAAGACGTGCTACTATAAAGTTATAAGAAAACTCACACTCCACAACAAGAGTGGCTGGAAAAAGACCATGGGAACAGTTAGGAGGGTGTACTTCCGTGACACTTGGAGAGGCAGTTCCACCATTATCGCCATTTTTGTTCTCATCTACACCATCGTTAGTTTCTATCGCAATATTCATGATTTAATTTCTAAATAA